A region of the Clostridium estertheticum subsp. estertheticum genome:
ATTAAAGATGCAAATGGGAATGTATTAAACAATGGTGATTCTGTAACACTAATTAAAGATCTTAAAGTAAAGGGAAGTCCAACATCCTTAAAAAAAGGTACAAAAGTAAAAAACATTCGTTTGGTTGATGGAGATCACAATATTGATTGTAAAATTGATGGTTTTGGAGCTATGGAATTAAAATCTGAATTTGTTAAAAAAATGTAGATAATATTTTACAAATAAAAAAAATAGAGGAGGTGATTTAATTGGTTGATTTAGCACTTCTAGGATGTGGAGGAGGTATGCCAATTCCAGAAAGATATTTATCTTCACTTCTAATAAGTTATAAAGGAAGAAAAATACTAATGGACTGCGGAGAAGGCACTCAGGTATCT
Encoded here:
- a CDS encoding zinc ribbon domain-containing protein YjdM; this translates as MADLPNCPKCNSEYTYEDRDLFVCPECANEWTLGSETENSEEKKIIKDANGNVLNNGDSVTLIKDLKVKGSPTSLKKGTKVKNIRLVDGDHNIDCKIDGFGAMELKSEFVKKM